The Candidatus Sericytochromatia bacterium DNA window GTCCTCCTGGGCCACCCGACGCAGGGTATCCAGCACCACCACCGACAGCTTGGGATCGAGTGAGGCGACGGGCTCGTCCGCCAGGATCAACGCCGGGCGTTGCATCAGGGCCCGGGCGATCGCCACCCGCTGCTGTTGCCCCCCCGAGAGCCGGTCAGCCCGTTGATGAGCCTGTTCCAGCAACCCCACCCGCGCCAGATTGACCAGCGCACGCTCCCGTTCCACCGCCGGAAAGAAACGCATCACGCTGGGCAGCAAAGCCATGTAGCCGAGGCTGCCGGAGAGCACATTTTGCAGCACCGTCAGGCGCTTCACCAGGTTGAACTGCTGAAAGATCATGCCCACTCGTCGACGCCAGTGGCGAAGTTCGCCCGCCGACATCAAGGCCACATCCGCGCGAGCCGCTCCGGAATTGCCGACCAGTTCGCCCGGCACCTGAATGCGGCCCGCCGTGGGGGCGACCAGGCGATTCAAGCAGCGCAAAAAGGTGGACTTACCGGCCCCGGACAGGCCAAGGATGACGACGAACTCACCGGGCCGAAATTGCAGGTTGATGTCCGACAGAATGGCCGGCCCCGCCCCGTAGGCTTTGTGCAGTCCCTCGATCTCCAGCAAGGACGGGGCCGCAACAGGCATGACGACCGGGGTGACAGACACGATGGGGGGCTCCGAGGGCTACTTGATCGGCAATCCCACCTTGCTGAAGGCTTCGCGAACGGGTTCGAAGTCCTCAGGGGTGGAGTCGACGAAGGCATCGATACGATAGAGGTCCCACAATTGCTTGCGACCTTGTGGCGTGGCACTCATGCCGGTGAACACCTTGCGCACCTGCTGAATCAAGGGGGCTTCCATCTCCCGATGCACGGCAATCAGGTCACTGGGAATGGGCTTGCTGAAGGCGATCGCCTGGATCGCAGCGGCCTCTCCCGGCTTGGTGAGGAACTGAGTCCAGGCGGAGTCTTCCCCGCGGGTGTCGTTGGAGAAGGTGGCCGCGGCATCCACTTTCTTGTTCAGAACCGCCAGCACTGCGGCATCGTGCCCACCGGCGTAAATCACGCGCGTGAAATCCCGGTCGGGATTGAGGCCTGCATTCAAGAACATCACCTTGGGATACACGCCGCCACTGGTGGAGGCAGGGTCGACAAACGCGAAGGTCTTGCCTTTCAGATCGGTGAGCCGCTTGATGCCACTGTCCCGATGGGTGATCACCGAGGAATAAAAGAACGACTTGCCTTTTCGCTGGGCCTTCAGAATGACCAGGGCGTTGGCCTTTTTCTCAGCCAGCACGTAGGCACCGGGCGCAAAGAAAGCCACATCAAGCTTGTTCGCCCGCATGGCCTCGATGATGCCGGTGTAATCCGTCGCGACGAAGGGCACCACCTGGAGCTTCAGCTCACGGTGCAGCGCATCGATGACGGGACGCGTCTTTTTCAAGATGTTCTGCAGATTCTCGGAGGGCACAAAGCCCACCCGCAGCACCTTCGGGGTGTACGCCTGCGCAGGCCCGGCCCAGGCCAACACGGCGACCAAAGCCGCGCCCAGTGCCTGGGAGAGCGGGAGGGCAAGCTTGCGGGCACCCTTGTTCATGTCAGCCATTTCGTCTCGTGAATCGCCCGACGCGCCTGGCCGGGCATTGCCCTCGGATTATACCCCGAAGCAAGGGGTTGGGGGCAGGCTTCACAAGAGGCGGGACGGGCCCGCTCAGACTTCGGAGGACAGGTCGTACGCGAGGTGTTCCGCCACTGCCCGCACCAGGGAGGCGCTGCGCCCATCACGACCGGCGTATTTCAAGGCACGACGCAGGGCCCCACCCGCCGCCTCGAAGTGATCTTCGGTGTGACAGGCCAGTGCCACTTTGATCAGGGTCATCGGTTCGATCGCACTCGCCACGGCCCGACGAAAGGCCAGCAAAGCCTGCTCGGCATTTCCCTGCAAGACGTGAAAGGTGGCCTTTTCCAGGTGGCGGCAGGTTAACGTCGGCATCGGCATCCGCACCACGTAGGCAGGCAACTGATACTCCGCACGGCGGTAAAAGAGTGGAAGCAAGTCGCCCTCCACCCCGTCGAACTGAAAGCTCGTGACGCGGGAAGAGACCACCACGCTGACGGGTGCGGCTTCAACGAGCGGAGACTTCAAGCGTTTGGTGGGCATGAGCGATGCTACCTCGGAATCGCGTTGGGGGCGTTCAGCGGGCCGCTGTCCAGGTTTCAATTTCCCGAACGGCCGTGGGCCACACGCACTTTATACCTTGGCGTGTCGTCGCGCCCGACGACGTTGATGCGGATTTGCCGAACTATTAATCAGCCATTAATATGACCCGACACGTCGCCGGCCGGGCTGCTGCGCCCGCGAGAATGCGTGTCCTGAGGTTTCCATGACCTGCCCCTCGCAGCCGTCGCTGCCCCCTGCTCCGCTCAAACGCCCCCCCGCATCGCTGCCGGTCTGGCTGGCGGAGCACCGCTTGTGGGGCGAACTTTCGCGCGTCGCGGTGCGTCTGGGGGTGCGCCTGCTGGTGGTGGGCGGCGGGGTCCGTGATTGGCTACTCGGGCGCACCCCGGGGGATTGGGACCTGGTGGTTTCCCACTCGCCTCAACGTTTCGTCGCCGCGCTGCGAGACGCCCTGCCCGTCACCGCCACCGTCCTGCTCGACGAGGCGATGCAGGTCTGGCGCCTGCAACTCGCCGATGGAACGGTCCTGGATGTCGCCGCTATGCAAGAGGGGAACCTCATCGCGGACCTCAGCCGACGGGACCTGACCCTCAACGCGATCGCCTGGGAATTGCCCGATGGCATCTGGCACGATCCGCTGTCCGGGATCGCCGATTTGCAAGCGGGGCTGCTGCGGGTACCGGCCCGTCAGAACCTGGAAGATGATCCCTTGCGGGTGCTGCGGGTCTACCGCTTCGCCGCCACCCTCGGCTACACCATCAGTGAACCGTTCGCTGCCTGGGCGGGCGAACTGGCGCCCCTGTTGCGACACCCGGCGGGGGAGCGGATGGGGGCCGAATGGGCCAAGATTCTGGCCAGTGGACGAGCGGCCTGCACCCTCCAGTTGATGCAGGCCCACGGCACCCTCGGCGAGGCGCTGGGCTGCCCGCAGGCCGACTGGCAGGCCGGCATCCTGACCATTGCGGCCGGCGAAAAATCCTGGAACCAGCGCCCGGGCGACGCCTGGGCCCGCACGCGCACCTGGCTGGAGGGCCCCGTGCGCGAGGACCGCCCCCGTCTCCAGGCCGTGATGCTGGCCGCTCTCCTCGCCCCGCTCGCCGAGGCGCCCCGAGCAGGCGTGATGACCCGCCTACGTCTGAGCCGCAAGGAGGTCCAGCTGGTCCGCTGCCTCTGCGAGGAGGCGGAGGGCTTCGCACGGGCCCTGCGCGAGCGGTTTGGCAAGCGCGCACAGCATCGTCTGTTCAAACGATGCGGTGAAAATTTCCCGGGGCTGGCCTGGCTTCAGGCCGCGACGGCCACCCCGCCTGATCGGGAGCTCATCGGCGCATGCCTGGCGGATTACTGGCAGCGGGTCGACCACCCCCTGCCGCGCCACGTCAATGGACACGACCTGCTGGGGCTGCCGGGGCTCGGGCCCGGGCCGGCGATCGCCGATTGGCTCACGGCAGTCGAGGAGGAGACCGCGGTCGGCGCGCTGCACTCACGCGAGGAAGCCCTCGCGTGGGTGGCGGCGAGGCTCGGGGACGCGGTATAGAAATCCTGACTGGCCCTGCCCCGTCTTCCCCGCCGTGCGATCGCGCGGGAACGGGGTGGTCCAAGGGCACGCCGAGCGATGCACCGAGGGACGCTCCGGGAGGTGAGCGGAGGCCGTGGCCGACGAAGACAAGCGACACGATCCGACGCCTCACAAATTGGATGAGGAGCGCAAAAAGGGCAACGTCCTGAAGGTGCAGGACCTGCTCGCCGCCGCCATCATCTTCGTCTCGGCTTACGCCCTGGCGTGGTCGGCAGAATTCGCCTACCAGTACGTCTATGCCTTTATCGTCGAGATCCTGCGCAGCATTCCGGAGTATCAGGGGCTGAGTGTGGCCCAGGCCCGCTGGTTGCTCTGGCGGGTGGTCCTGGTGGTCGTCATCAGCACCACGCCCTTCGTGGTCCTGATCCTGCTGACGGTGCTGGTGGTCCTGTATGCCCAGGTGGGCTTCCTGATCACGTTCAAACCGCTGGAGCCGAAATACGAAAAAATCGACCCGGTCAACGGCTTCAAAAACAAGGTCAATCCGTTCAAGGTCAAGCAGCTGTTCAACCTGGTCAAAACCCTGCTGGTTTGCCTCGTGATCGGTTACTTGGTGTTCGACGTGGTCCGGGACAACCTGGCCACGATTCTGCAGAGCGCCACCCTCTCGGTCACCGGCGCGCTGGGCCTGATTGGCTTCCTGATACTGGAGGTGGCCAAAAAAGTCGCCCTGTTCATGCTCGTGGTCGCCTTCGTCTCGTACCTGTTCGAGCGCTGGCAATGGTGGAAAGGCCTGAAGATGTCCGACAAGGAGATCAAGGATGAGTACAAGAAGCTGGAAGGCGACCCCCATATCAAGGGCAAGCAACGCCAGAAGATGATGGAAATTTCTTCCGGCGCCATGCGTGAGGTGGTCCCCAATGCCGACGTGGTGGTCACCAACCCGACCCACTTTGCCGTGGCGCTGGAATACAAGCCCAAGCGCGGAATGAAGGCGCCCAAGGTGCTGGCCAAGGGCAAGGGGCGCCAGGCGCTGCTGATCCGACAAATTGCAGAGGAAAACTTCATCCCCACGGTCGAAGACCCCCCGACGGCACGCGCCCTCTATGACCAGGTCAAGGTGGGGCAAAGCATTCCCCCCGAACTGTTCGTGGCGGTGGCCAAGATCATCGCCACCATCATGCGCAAACGGCAAAGGCCGGCCGCCCTGCCGGTCGTTCCCTCTCTGACCGGTTACGTCCCTGCCCTGATCGAGCCGGCTCCGCCACCAGCCCGCACCCAAGCGGGGTCCCCGCCGTCAGCCGCAGCGAGCGAACCGGCCGCGGAAACGAGGCCCGAAATCGATGCGGCCGAAGCCATCCCCCCCGCCCCCCCCTCAGCCCCCACCTGACAGCGACGGCGATGAAAGGGTTTCGACCGGGAACCCGTTTTGACGCTCGCATACCCCCGTGCTATCTTGCCTGGGCG harbors:
- the phnC gene encoding phosphonate ABC transporter ATP-binding protein, producing the protein MSVTPVVMPVAAPSLLEIEGLHKAYGAGPAILSDINLQFRPGEFVVILGLSGAGKSTFLRCLNRLVAPTAGRIQVPGELVGNSGAARADVALMSAGELRHWRRRVGMIFQQFNLVKRLTVLQNVLSGSLGYMALLPSVMRFFPAVERERALVNLARVGLLEQAHQRADRLSGGQQQRVAIARALMQRPALILADEPVASLDPKLSVVVLDTLRRVAQEDQITVLVSLHVLELARRYADRIVGFQGGRVVFDGPPDALTDEAVERIYSRAGGPSLLESEASDA
- a CDS encoding phosphate/phosphite/phosphonate ABC transporter substrate-binding protein, translating into MNKGARKLALPLSQALGAALVAVLAWAGPAQAYTPKVLRVGFVPSENLQNILKKTRPVIDALHRELKLQVVPFVATDYTGIIEAMRANKLDVAFFAPGAYVLAEKKANALVILKAQRKGKSFFYSSVITHRDSGIKRLTDLKGKTFAFVDPASTSGGVYPKVMFLNAGLNPDRDFTRVIYAGGHDAAVLAVLNKKVDAAATFSNDTRGEDSAWTQFLTKPGEAAAIQAIAFSKPIPSDLIAVHREMEAPLIQQVRKVFTGMSATPQGRKQLWDLYRIDAFVDSTPEDFEPVREAFSKVGLPIK
- a CDS encoding EscU/YscU/HrcU family type III secretion system export apparatus switch protein; its protein translation is MADEDKRHDPTPHKLDEERKKGNVLKVQDLLAAAIIFVSAYALAWSAEFAYQYVYAFIVEILRSIPEYQGLSVAQARWLLWRVVLVVVISTTPFVVLILLTVLVVLYAQVGFLITFKPLEPKYEKIDPVNGFKNKVNPFKVKQLFNLVKTLLVCLVIGYLVFDVVRDNLATILQSATLSVTGALGLIGFLILEVAKKVALFMLVVAFVSYLFERWQWWKGLKMSDKEIKDEYKKLEGDPHIKGKQRQKMMEISSGAMREVVPNADVVVTNPTHFAVALEYKPKRGMKAPKVLAKGKGRQALLIRQIAEENFIPTVEDPPTARALYDQVKVGQSIPPELFVAVAKIIATIMRKRQRPAALPVVPSLTGYVPALIEPAPPPARTQAGSPPSAAASEPAAETRPEIDAAEAIPPAPPSAPT